The Sinomicrobium kalidii genome contains a region encoding:
- a CDS encoding acyl carrier protein encodes MNKDIIVEKINNFLVDEFEVDEEEISPEANLKETLELDSLDFVDLVVTIETNFGVKLTGEDFAGVLTLQDFYNLIENKLG; translated from the coding sequence ATGAATAAGGACATTATCGTAGAAAAGATAAACAACTTTCTCGTCGATGAATTCGAAGTAGATGAAGAAGAGATATCCCCGGAAGCCAACCTGAAAGAAACCCTGGAGCTGGACAGTCTGGATTTCGTAGATCTCGTGGTAACCATCGAAACCAATTTCGGGGTTAAACTCACCGGCGAAGATTTTGCAGGTGTACTGACACTCCAGGATTTTTATAACCTTATTGAAAACAAATTAGGCTGA
- a CDS encoding beta-ketoacyl-[acyl-carrier-protein] synthase family protein encodes MRKVVITGMGIYSCIGKNLQEVKTSLYNGTSGIVYDKKREAFGYRSCLTGMVEQPDLKKHLSRRQRISLGEEGAYAYMATAEAMDNAGITQDYLDKNEVGILYGNDSTAKSVIESVDRIREKQDTTLVGSGAIFKAMNSTITMNLATIFRLKGINFTISAACASGSHAIGMAYQLIKSGLQDCIICGGAQEINEFAMGSFDGLGVFSAHTENPEKASRPFDRSRDGLIPSGGGATLILESYESAVERGAPILGEVIGYGFSSNGEHISTPNVEGPSKAMKKAIAQAGISVKDIQYVNAHATSTPVGDANEARAILEVFGNDCPHVSSTKSMTGHECWMAGASEVIYSVLMMKHRFVAPNINLEEPDEYASGLSLVHKTIDKKIDVFLSNSFGFGGTNSALIVKNVD; translated from the coding sequence ATGAGAAAAGTGGTAATCACCGGAATGGGAATTTATTCCTGCATAGGTAAAAACCTGCAGGAAGTGAAGACCTCTCTATACAACGGGACCTCCGGTATTGTCTATGATAAAAAAAGGGAGGCCTTCGGCTATCGTTCCTGCCTTACAGGCATGGTAGAACAACCCGACCTGAAAAAACACCTTTCGCGCAGACAGCGCATCAGTCTTGGGGAAGAAGGCGCCTATGCCTATATGGCCACTGCAGAAGCTATGGATAATGCCGGGATAACCCAGGACTATCTGGACAAAAATGAAGTAGGTATTTTATACGGCAACGACAGTACGGCCAAATCTGTTATAGAATCCGTAGACAGGATACGGGAAAAGCAGGATACCACACTGGTAGGTTCGGGAGCCATATTCAAGGCCATGAACTCCACGATCACGATGAACCTCGCCACCATATTCAGGTTAAAAGGCATAAACTTTACCATAAGTGCGGCATGTGCCAGCGGATCACACGCTATCGGCATGGCCTACCAGCTTATCAAAAGCGGGTTACAGGACTGCATTATATGCGGGGGCGCCCAGGAGATCAACGAATTTGCCATGGGCAGTTTTGACGGCCTCGGCGTTTTTTCGGCACATACCGAAAACCCTGAAAAGGCATCCCGGCCATTCGACCGCAGCAGGGATGGCCTCATTCCCAGTGGTGGTGGCGCTACGTTGATACTGGAAAGTTATGAATCGGCTGTGGAAAGAGGGGCTCCCATTCTCGGGGAGGTTATCGGATACGGTTTTTCTTCCAATGGCGAACATATTTCAACCCCAAATGTTGAAGGCCCTTCAAAAGCCATGAAAAAAGCAATTGCACAGGCAGGGATATCCGTTAAAGACATTCAGTATGTAAATGCACATGCCACATCCACCCCTGTCGGAGATGCCAATGAGGCCCGTGCTATCCTCGAAGTTTTTGGCAATGACTGTCCTCATGTAAGCTCTACCAAGTCTATGACGGGACACGAATGCTGGATGGCCGGGGCAAGCGAGGTGATCTATTCCGTACTGATGATGAAACACAGGTTCGTCGCTCCCAACATCAACCTGGAAGAACCCGATGAATACGCTTCCGGGTTAAGTCTGGTCCATAAAACCATAGATAAAAAAATTGATGTATTTTTGTCCAACTCGTTCGGATTTGGAGGAACAAATTCGGCCCTGATCGTAAAAAATGTTGACTAA
- the fabG gene encoding 3-oxoacyl-ACP reductase FabG encodes MKKYALVTGGSRGIGKAVCIQLARESDHTILINYKNNRHAAEETLEAVKNAGGKGELLPFDVSNAEDVNTTLDRWHEENKDAVIEVIVNNAGITKDNLFMWMPPEDWNSVVDTSLHGFFNVTRHLIQKMLVHRYGRIINMVSVSGLKGTAGQTNYSAAKGAVIGATKALAQEVAKRNITVNAVAPGFIKSDMTSSLDEKELKKLIPANRFGEVEEVAHLVAFLASEKASYITGEIININGGIYS; translated from the coding sequence CTGAAAAAATACGCCCTGGTCACCGGAGGGTCACGGGGAATAGGAAAAGCGGTATGCATACAACTCGCGAGGGAGAGCGATCATACCATTTTAATTAACTATAAAAATAACAGGCACGCTGCAGAAGAAACACTCGAAGCCGTGAAAAATGCAGGCGGCAAGGGCGAATTGCTCCCGTTTGACGTTTCAAATGCAGAAGATGTAAATACAACTCTGGACCGGTGGCATGAAGAGAACAAGGATGCCGTTATAGAGGTCATTGTCAACAATGCAGGGATCACCAAAGACAACCTGTTCATGTGGATGCCTCCCGAGGACTGGAACAGTGTGGTGGACACCAGTCTCCACGGATTTTTCAATGTTACCCGTCATTTAATACAAAAAATGCTGGTACACCGCTACGGAAGGATCATCAATATGGTGTCGGTGTCCGGATTGAAGGGAACAGCCGGACAAACCAATTATTCCGCTGCAAAAGGAGCTGTTATAGGGGCTACCAAAGCACTGGCACAGGAAGTCGCCAAAAGAAACATTACGGTAAATGCTGTTGCGCCCGGATTCATCAAATCGGACATGACCAGCTCACTCGACGAAAAAGAACTCAAAAAACTGATTCCGGCCAACAGGTTCGGGGAGGTCGAAGAAGTGGCTCACCTCGTCGCTTTCCTGGCCTCGGAAAAGGCATCGTATATTACGGGAGAAATTATTAATATAAACGGGGGGATCTATTCCTGA
- a CDS encoding WG repeat-containing protein — protein sequence MKHTGFLFLLLTLAFSSLYGQELALVRENNLFGYINTSGEYAIPLQFEKAESFSGQYAAAMKDKKWGFINSSGEWAIPPQYDRVKHFNSGYALVYSDKNWKYIDASGKVLKTPVSDKYYDFNDGVAFFRSGNLVGLLGTDGKLVVQPKYGIIRPFENGYARVKKGELWGIIDKKGKVIVPPEYDEIGNYSATGTWARKQDRFGVITNGTFVPVEGADKIWDFNKDSDLTYARRNKKIGFINNKGKWVIEPVYDKARAFAEGLAPVNNGRDWGYINTSGEQVVDFRFRDAETFAENGLAPVKEKDWGFINTSGELVIPAEYGITPGFSFLSGNVPKGFINGLARVKYKRKWGFINEKGKPLGGKWYQNAELFTKIK from the coding sequence ATGAAACACACTGGCTTCCTGTTCCTGCTCTTAACTCTCGCCTTTAGTTCACTTTATGGCCAGGAACTTGCACTCGTAAGAGAAAACAACCTGTTCGGATATATCAATACCTCGGGAGAATATGCCATACCTCTGCAATTCGAAAAAGCAGAAAGCTTTTCCGGGCAGTATGCAGCCGCTATGAAGGACAAAAAATGGGGGTTTATCAACAGTTCGGGAGAATGGGCCATTCCCCCCCAATACGATAGGGTGAAACATTTCAACTCGGGATATGCCCTTGTTTATTCCGATAAGAACTGGAAGTATATAGACGCTTCCGGAAAGGTCCTGAAAACCCCTGTATCTGATAAATATTATGATTTTAATGATGGTGTGGCCTTTTTTCGTTCGGGAAACCTCGTTGGTCTTCTCGGTACGGACGGCAAACTGGTGGTACAACCAAAGTACGGGATCATCCGCCCGTTCGAAAACGGATATGCCCGTGTAAAAAAAGGCGAGTTGTGGGGTATTATCGATAAAAAAGGAAAGGTTATTGTCCCTCCCGAATATGATGAAATAGGCAATTACAGTGCTACCGGAACATGGGCCAGGAAACAGGACCGGTTCGGGGTTATCACAAACGGTACATTTGTCCCAGTTGAAGGTGCTGATAAGATCTGGGATTTTAACAAAGACTCTGATCTCACATATGCCAGGCGCAATAAAAAGATAGGGTTTATCAATAATAAGGGAAAATGGGTTATTGAACCTGTATATGATAAAGCCAGGGCTTTTGCCGAAGGGCTTGCCCCTGTGAACAACGGCAGGGATTGGGGGTATATCAACACTTCCGGAGAACAAGTAGTGGACTTTCGTTTCCGCGATGCCGAAACTTTTGCGGAAAACGGCCTCGCACCGGTCAAGGAAAAGGACTGGGGTTTTATAAACACCTCGGGAGAACTGGTAATCCCGGCAGAATACGGTATAACTCCCGGGTTCTCATTCCTCTCCGGAAATGTCCCGAAAGGTTTTATAAATGGTCTTGCCAGGGTAAAATACAAAAGAAAGTGGGGATTTATCAATGAAAAAGGAAAGCCCCTGGGAGGTAAATGGTATCAAAATGCCGAACTTTTCACCAAAATAAAATAA
- a CDS encoding HAL/PAL/TAL family ammonia-lyase, whose translation MLILTKNLGIDEFSKVIFENKTISIAPETLDRVTESFNFLKSFSENKIIYGVNTGFGPMAQYKIEDNARIELQYNLIRSHASGCGTPIPPMYVKAAMLARMNTLALGYSGVHPSVITLMTTLINRDILPVIYEHGGVGASGDLVQLAHLALTLIGEGEVFYRGEKRPTEEVFEKEGLTPVKIALREGLALMNGTSVMTGIGIVNTVYAQRLLRWMVSCSAAINEIVGAYDDHLSYALNQTKKHRGQQQIAQVMRRHLEDSSMIRKREHHLYNNVAEEISVFEDKVQEYYSLRCVPQVLGPVLDTLTGVENILMEEVNSANDNPIVHLEDRQVYHGGNFHGDYVALEMDKLKTVVTKLSMLSERQLNYLLNPGLNKKLPPFVNLGKLGLNFGMQGVQFTATSTTAENQMLSNPMYVHSIPNNNDNQDIVSMGTNAALITKKVIENAFEVLAIETITIIQAIEYLDIQDKISSETKKMYCDIRQLVPIFTRDIAMYPYVRKVKDFIMNT comes from the coding sequence ATGTTAATACTAACCAAAAACCTGGGAATAGACGAGTTTTCCAAAGTCATTTTTGAAAACAAAACCATTTCCATTGCTCCCGAAACGCTGGACAGGGTAACGGAGAGTTTCAATTTCTTAAAATCGTTTTCCGAAAACAAGATCATCTACGGTGTTAACACCGGATTCGGCCCCATGGCCCAGTACAAGATAGAAGATAATGCCAGGATTGAGCTGCAATACAACCTTATAAGAAGTCATGCTTCGGGCTGCGGTACTCCTATTCCCCCCATGTACGTAAAGGCTGCAATGCTGGCCCGGATGAATACCCTGGCCCTCGGGTATTCCGGGGTACACCCGTCGGTAATAACGCTTATGACCACCCTTATTAACCGCGATATCCTTCCCGTCATTTATGAACACGGAGGAGTCGGTGCCAGCGGCGACCTGGTGCAACTGGCCCACCTGGCCCTTACGCTGATAGGCGAAGGCGAAGTATTTTACAGGGGAGAAAAAAGACCTACCGAAGAAGTATTTGAAAAAGAAGGCCTGACCCCTGTAAAAATTGCCCTTCGTGAGGGATTGGCCCTGATGAATGGTACTTCCGTCATGACGGGAATAGGCATTGTCAATACGGTCTATGCCCAAAGGCTCCTTCGCTGGATGGTATCCTGTTCGGCCGCCATCAACGAAATCGTGGGGGCCTATGACGATCACCTTTCATATGCATTGAACCAGACCAAAAAACACCGCGGGCAGCAGCAAATTGCTCAGGTCATGCGCCGTCACCTGGAAGACAGTTCAATGATAAGGAAAAGGGAGCACCACCTATACAACAATGTCGCGGAAGAAATATCCGTTTTCGAAGACAAAGTACAGGAATACTATTCCCTGCGCTGTGTGCCCCAGGTCCTCGGGCCCGTACTGGATACCCTCACCGGGGTGGAAAACATACTTATGGAAGAGGTCAACTCGGCCAATGACAACCCCATTGTTCACCTGGAAGACCGGCAGGTATATCACGGAGGCAATTTTCACGGCGACTATGTGGCCCTGGAAATGGACAAGCTCAAGACCGTAGTGACCAAACTCAGCATGCTGTCCGAAAGGCAACTGAATTACCTGTTAAACCCCGGCCTCAACAAAAAACTCCCTCCTTTTGTAAACCTTGGCAAACTGGGACTGAACTTCGGTATGCAGGGCGTGCAGTTTACGGCCACATCTACAACGGCCGAAAACCAGATGTTGTCCAACCCCATGTACGTACACAGTATTCCCAATAACAACGATAACCAGGACATTGTCAGTATGGGGACCAATGCCGCACTGATTACCAAAAAAGTCATTGAAAATGCCTTTGAAGTTCTTGCCATAGAAACCATTACCATCATACAGGCCATAGAATACCTGGACATACAGGACAAAATATCTTCGGAAACGAAAAAAATGTATTGCGATATTAGACAATTAGTTCCTATATTTACCCGGGACATTGCAATGTATCCTTATGTCCGCAAGGTCAAAGATTTTATTATGAATACATAA
- a CDS encoding NAD(P)/FAD-dependent oxidoreductase: MNAITTDVLVIGAGPSGCVAASYLHQRGFEVRVVEKSRFPRFVIGESLLPRCMDHFEEAGFMEALRNCGFEIKRGARFIKGAKVCEFDFSKKHTKGWDWTWQVPRADFDQVLANELQRKGIDILFEHEVTDVDFDDNGNSTTRVRDNEGHSLTITAQYIVDSSGYGRVLPRMLGLDKPSSLPEHASVFTHVEDKRRPEGREGTLITFDVIDTKTWLWVIPFSNGMTSIGYVGPVEFITSFPGTPGEKLSAMLKLSDYYYERFKDIDFCFEPVIIKNYSKSVKQLYGKGYVLTGNSAEFLDPVFSSGVTFATESALLAAKLISRQLDGEVVDWESEYSEYIRAGVDVFATYVKEWYTGNLQALFFHHRENKEVKKQICAVLAGYVWDKTNPFVTKHNRLIRTVAQYIKQEK, encoded by the coding sequence GTGAATGCTATTACTACAGATGTTTTAGTCATCGGTGCGGGGCCTTCGGGCTGTGTTGCGGCCTCTTATTTACATCAGCGGGGATTTGAAGTCAGGGTAGTGGAAAAGAGCAGGTTCCCCCGGTTTGTTATCGGCGAAAGCCTGTTACCGAGGTGTATGGACCATTTTGAAGAGGCCGGGTTTATGGAAGCTTTGAGAAATTGCGGTTTTGAAATTAAACGGGGCGCCCGGTTTATTAAAGGAGCTAAAGTTTGCGAATTTGATTTCAGTAAAAAGCATACGAAGGGATGGGACTGGACATGGCAGGTGCCCCGTGCGGATTTTGACCAGGTGCTGGCCAATGAATTACAGCGAAAGGGGATCGACATCCTTTTTGAACATGAAGTGACGGATGTGGACTTTGACGATAACGGGAATTCAACGACCCGGGTGAGAGATAATGAGGGACATTCCCTTACTATTACAGCCCAATATATTGTGGATTCCAGTGGTTATGGCAGGGTACTTCCCCGGATGCTCGGGCTGGATAAACCGTCCTCACTTCCCGAACATGCTTCCGTTTTCACCCATGTTGAAGATAAGCGAAGGCCCGAGGGCAGGGAGGGGACCCTTATTACTTTTGATGTCATCGATACAAAAACATGGCTGTGGGTCATTCCCTTTTCCAATGGCATGACCAGTATAGGTTATGTAGGCCCTGTGGAATTTATAACATCTTTTCCCGGTACCCCCGGGGAGAAGCTGTCGGCAATGCTCAAACTCTCGGATTATTATTACGAGCGGTTTAAGGATATTGATTTCTGTTTTGAGCCCGTGATTATAAAGAACTATTCGAAATCGGTAAAACAGCTTTACGGGAAAGGGTATGTACTGACGGGGAACAGCGCGGAGTTCCTGGATCCTGTGTTTTCGTCCGGAGTGACTTTTGCTACGGAATCGGCCTTGCTGGCGGCAAAACTGATATCCAGGCAGCTCGACGGTGAGGTTGTGGACTGGGAAAGTGAATATTCGGAATATATCAGGGCAGGCGTAGATGTATTTGCCACCTATGTGAAGGAATGGTACACGGGAAATTTACAGGCCCTGTTTTTCCATCACAGGGAAAATAAGGAGGTGAAAAAACAGATATGTGCCGTACTGGCCGGATATGTATGGGATAAAACCAACCCGTTTGTTACCAAGCACAACCGGCTTATACGAACCGTGGCACAGTATATTAAACAGGAAAAATAG
- a CDS encoding AraC family transcriptional regulator: MIKYFIPVLCMCLPGSFFAQQHDTFDSIYYRLYTENRNLDRGLKTADSLYRTSDNNSHKVKSLMLLAGLYRRKKDKRAITYLLKGERLASETGLYEWQARACGALSSEYREAGLPDAGKRYLDKGIRISRKISPEEVSNEYQGLLYQEKAYYSVTKKDFREAVRNDREAGTFFALLKNDFKRNLHLATNEKALGENYRKMHINDSAEYHYRNALDHIAATRGVPIQEGMIYLGLGRISLERKNYAAACERLNRALDFALASGLVSLQGDVYEALSGYYMAMGDMKNYTLYNRKYLEVMKEEMKASKNSYNLAINQAYRDYEESSMFHYVIIACVTLVLAITVMFILLSRKKQKVKHNQTGKAGEETRADKARSPSSPAGRKKEHVREADLMPEKTEKLLLEKLSRFETSGKFTDRNISSSALAAKIGTNIKYLSYIINKYKGKDFNSYINELRIRYIIKKMEENPDYLNYKISYMAKECGFSSHSKFSTVFRNITGQSPSAFMSMVKKKKMAG, from the coding sequence ATGATAAAATATTTTATTCCTGTGCTATGTATGTGCTTGCCGGGTAGTTTTTTCGCACAACAGCACGATACTTTTGACAGTATTTATTATCGCCTTTATACGGAAAACCGGAACCTGGACCGCGGACTGAAAACGGCCGATTCCCTTTACCGTACCTCGGACAACAATTCTCACAAGGTAAAATCCCTGATGTTACTGGCCGGGTTATACCGTCGCAAAAAAGATAAAAGAGCAATTACCTATCTTTTAAAGGGGGAACGCCTGGCTTCGGAAACCGGATTATATGAATGGCAGGCCAGGGCTTGCGGCGCATTGTCCAGTGAATACAGGGAAGCAGGTCTTCCCGATGCAGGGAAGCGTTATCTCGATAAAGGCATAAGGATCAGCCGGAAAATAAGCCCGGAAGAAGTATCTAATGAATACCAGGGGCTGCTATACCAGGAAAAAGCCTATTATTCGGTAACTAAAAAAGATTTCAGGGAAGCCGTACGAAACGACCGGGAAGCAGGTACCTTTTTTGCGTTGCTGAAGAACGATTTTAAAAGAAACCTGCACCTGGCCACCAATGAAAAGGCACTCGGAGAGAATTATCGGAAAATGCACATAAATGATTCCGCCGAGTATCATTACCGGAATGCCCTGGACCATATTGCGGCAACCCGGGGTGTCCCTATCCAGGAGGGAATGATATACCTTGGCCTGGGAAGGATTTCCCTGGAGAGAAAAAACTATGCTGCCGCTTGCGAACGTTTGAACAGGGCCCTGGATTTTGCCTTGGCTTCCGGGCTGGTGTCGTTACAGGGGGATGTGTATGAAGCTTTGTCGGGATATTACATGGCAATGGGGGATATGAAAAATTATACGCTGTACAACAGGAAGTACCTGGAAGTCATGAAAGAGGAAATGAAGGCCAGTAAAAACTCCTATAACCTTGCAATAAACCAGGCTTATCGGGATTATGAAGAAAGCAGCATGTTTCATTATGTTATAATAGCGTGTGTAACACTCGTGTTGGCCATAACGGTTATGTTTATCCTTCTTTCGCGTAAAAAGCAAAAAGTAAAGCACAATCAAACTGGAAAAGCAGGGGAGGAAACAAGAGCAGATAAGGCGCGTTCCCCGTCTTCTCCTGCGGGGCGTAAAAAAGAACATGTCAGGGAAGCAGATCTTATGCCGGAAAAAACAGAAAAATTGTTGCTTGAAAAATTGTCCCGTTTCGAAACATCCGGGAAATTCACTGACCGGAATATTTCTTCTTCTGCACTTGCTGCGAAGATTGGTACCAATATCAAATACCTGTCCTATATCATCAATAAGTACAAGGGGAAGGATTTTAATTCTTACATCAATGAGTTGCGCATACGGTACATCATTAAAAAAATGGAAGAAAACCCGGACTACCTGAACTATAAGATAAGTTATATGGCCAAGGAATGCGGTTTTTCTTCCCACAGTAAATTCAGTACCGTATTCCGGAACATTACCGGACAGTCTCCTTCCGCATTCATGAGTATGGTGAAAAAAAAGAAGATGGCAGGGTAA
- a CDS encoding DUF6876 family protein has protein sequence MVEYGKETEVRKKIEQFQSTGALYRHPFPEFYYTEGVKYALKELFRRQGLLSDIAREIFHLPENNFVLIKICASHVEFSNRNGNVLQVKETKNSIPLIPGTSLCLYWIGRTLLLPTEY, from the coding sequence ATGGTGGAATACGGTAAGGAAACGGAAGTACGGAAAAAAATAGAGCAGTTTCAGAGTACGGGAGCATTATACAGGCACCCGTTCCCGGAATTTTATTATACGGAAGGGGTGAAATATGCGCTAAAAGAGCTTTTCAGGAGACAGGGGCTGCTTTCAGATATAGCCAGGGAAATTTTTCATCTTCCGGAAAATAATTTTGTACTTATTAAGATTTGTGCTTCGCATGTTGAGTTCAGCAACCGGAACGGAAACGTATTGCAGGTAAAGGAAACAAAAAACTCCATCCCCTTAATTCCGGGAACGTCACTCTGTTTGTACTGGATAGGAAGAACACTGTTGTTGCCTACGGAGTATTGA
- a CDS encoding GTP-binding protein, whose protein sequence is MKKLPVTVLSGFLGAGKTTLLNHILQNKEGLKVAVIVNDMSEINVDARLVENENVLSRTEETLVEMSNGCICCTLREDLMVEVKRLGEEGRFDYLLIEGTGISEPVPVAQTFSYADQEQGIDLSAFSYIDTMVTVVDCFNFLKDFGTDEMLVDRGLTDMEGDYRTIVNLLTDQVEFANVIILNKTDLAGERTVGLIRAAIRKLNPGARVIESSFGRINPSEILNTGLFDFEEAQESAGWQKELEAGHHTPETEEYGIGSFVFRNPKPFHPGRFWKYLQEEYPGNIIRAKGLFWLASRPDDALNFSQAGGSSRLERAGVWWCSMPFSERIHYPSYHHNKSIIEDRWSKQWGDRMNELVFIGQDIDRKKITIDLEKCLLKDEEQYLFDKKAAFPDPFPADI, encoded by the coding sequence ATGAAAAAATTACCCGTTACCGTTTTAAGTGGTTTTCTGGGAGCCGGAAAAACCACTTTACTCAACCACATACTGCAAAATAAAGAGGGACTTAAAGTGGCCGTGATTGTCAATGATATGAGCGAGATCAATGTCGATGCGCGGCTGGTCGAAAATGAGAATGTCCTTTCACGAACAGAAGAGACACTGGTGGAAATGAGTAACGGATGTATATGCTGTACACTCCGGGAAGACCTTATGGTCGAGGTGAAACGACTGGGAGAGGAAGGCCGGTTCGACTATCTGCTCATAGAAGGCACCGGGATCAGCGAACCTGTTCCCGTGGCACAGACCTTTTCTTACGCCGATCAGGAGCAGGGTATTGACTTATCCGCGTTCAGCTATATCGATACGATGGTAACGGTAGTCGACTGTTTTAATTTCCTGAAAGATTTTGGCACGGATGAGATGCTTGTGGACAGGGGACTTACCGACATGGAGGGAGATTACAGGACTATTGTTAACCTGCTTACGGACCAGGTGGAATTTGCCAATGTGATTATACTCAACAAGACCGACCTAGCGGGAGAAAGGACCGTGGGGCTGATCAGGGCAGCGATCCGGAAGCTGAACCCCGGTGCCCGTGTCATTGAATCCTCTTTCGGGCGCATAAATCCTTCTGAAATACTCAATACCGGGCTTTTTGATTTTGAAGAAGCACAGGAATCGGCAGGATGGCAGAAAGAACTGGAAGCAGGACATCATACTCCCGAAACGGAAGAATACGGTATCGGCTCTTTTGTTTTCCGGAACCCGAAGCCTTTTCATCCCGGGCGTTTCTGGAAATACCTGCAGGAGGAATACCCCGGTAACATTATTCGGGCGAAGGGGCTGTTCTGGCTCGCTTCCCGTCCGGACGATGCCCTGAATTTTTCCCAGGCCGGCGGGTCGTCAAGACTGGAAAGAGCGGGGGTATGGTGGTGCAGTATGCCTTTCTCGGAAAGGATACATTATCCTTCCTATCACCATAACAAGAGCATTATAGAAGACAGGTGGAGCAAACAATGGGGAGACAGGATGAACGAACTGGTTTTTATCGGGCAGGATATAGATCGCAAAAAAATCACAATCGATCTGGAAAAGTGTTTGCTGAAAGACGAAGAACAGTACCTTTTCGATAAAAAAGCGGCATTCCCGGACCCTTTTCCGGCAGATATATAA
- a CDS encoding superoxide dismutase, translated as MNKKISFLLLGIVLLATNNISAQFKQAPLPYAYDALEPFIDAITMEIHYSKHHAGYVAKLNKALKMSDRTPATLEAVFADISAYDEAVRNNAGGHYNHTLFWSILTPEKGTRLSAALKKAIERDFGGTEQLKEQFREAAAGRFGSGWAWLIVTPDKKLSVTSTPNQDNPLMEDAMVQGIPVLGADVWEHAYYLKYQNKRGDYLNALWKIINWKEVSRNYEEAVK; from the coding sequence ATGAACAAAAAAATAAGTTTTTTACTGTTGGGCATAGTGTTGCTGGCAACTAATAATATATCAGCCCAGTTTAAACAAGCTCCCTTACCCTATGCTTATGATGCCCTGGAACCTTTTATTGATGCCATAACAATGGAAATCCACTACAGTAAGCACCATGCCGGATATGTGGCCAAGTTAAACAAGGCCTTGAAAATGTCGGATAGGACACCGGCCACACTTGAAGCTGTTTTTGCCGATATATCGGCCTATGATGAGGCGGTAAGAAACAATGCGGGAGGACACTATAACCATACATTGTTTTGGTCAATACTCACTCCGGAGAAAGGGACCAGACTTTCGGCAGCATTGAAAAAAGCCATAGAAAGGGATTTTGGCGGAACGGAGCAACTGAAAGAACAGTTCAGGGAAGCCGCTGCAGGCCGTTTCGGATCGGGCTGGGCCTGGTTGATAGTTACTCCGGATAAAAAACTGTCAGTTACCTCTACCCCAAACCAGGACAACCCGCTTATGGAAGATGCTATGGTTCAGGGTATTCCCGTATTGGGTGCAGACGTTTGGGAACATGCCTATTACCTGAAATATCAAAACAAACGGGGAGATTACCTGAATGCCCTGTGGAAGATCATAAACTGGAAGGAAGTAAGCCGTAACTATGAAGAAGCCGTGAAGTAA